A genome region from Deinococcus sp. KNUC1210 includes the following:
- a CDS encoding STM4013/SEN3800 family hydrolase yields the protein MNITAVTSVPELIGAADVVLITLDSLRFDVAVNALGEGRTPTLACLLPHGWDERHSPATFTFAAHQAFLSGFLPTPARPGRHPRLFAARFEGSRTTSPGTFVFDEAYLPHALAARGYATVCVGGVGFFNRRTPLGSVLPSLFQEAHWSPRTGVTSRTSAEAQVGRAVERLSAHADQRVFLFINFAATHHPTRIYDGSQRESPQSQQAALESIDAALPPLLDALSARGQALVILTADHGSTHGEDGYFGHRVAHPLVWTVPYAEFVLHGAATLPLPHS from the coding sequence GTGAACATCACGGCTGTGACGAGCGTGCCCGAGCTGATCGGCGCGGCGGACGTGGTCCTCATCACGCTCGACAGCCTGCGCTTCGATGTGGCGGTGAACGCGCTCGGGGAAGGGCGCACGCCCACGCTGGCCTGCCTGCTGCCGCATGGCTGGGACGAGCGCCACAGCCCCGCCACCTTTACCTTCGCGGCGCATCAGGCCTTTCTGAGCGGATTTCTGCCCACGCCTGCCCGCCCCGGACGCCATCCGCGCCTGTTTGCCGCCCGCTTCGAGGGCAGCCGCACCACCTCACCCGGCACCTTCGTGTTCGACGAAGCCTATCTGCCGCACGCTCTGGCGGCACGCGGGTACGCCACCGTCTGCGTGGGCGGCGTCGGCTTTTTCAACCGGCGCACGCCGCTGGGAAGCGTGCTGCCCTCGCTGTTTCAGGAGGCGCACTGGTCACCCAGAACCGGCGTGACCAGCCGCACGAGCGCTGAAGCACAGGTCGGCAGGGCCGTGGAGCGCCTGTCGGCCCACGCCGATCAGCGGGTGTTTCTGTTCATCAATTTCGCCGCCACCCACCATCCGACCCGCATCTACGACGGCTCGCAGCGCGAATCGCCGCAGTCGCAGCAGGCGGCCCTGGAAAGCATCGACGCGGCGCTGCCCCCGCTGCTGGACGCCCTGAGCGCACGCGGACAGGCGCTCGTCATCCTGACTGCCGATCACGGAAGCACGCACGGCGAGGACGGCTATTTCGGACACCGGGTCGCGCACCCGCTGGTATGGACGGTGCCATATGCCGAATTCGTGCTGCACGGAGCCGCTACCCTGCCACTACCCCACTCATGA
- a CDS encoding AAA family ATPase, with translation MLTYLLGGVAGDTEITPKYVGERRLMEVAVATLATDRALLLIGVPGTAKSWVSEHLAAAISGDSTLLVQGTAGTDESAIRYGWNYARLLAEGPSEAALVESPVMYAMRLGKIARLEELTRVQSDVQDTLITVLSEKTLPIPELRSEVQAQRGFNLIATANNRDKGVNELSSALKRRFNTVVLPVPDSLEDELSIVTRRVEQLGRSLGLPAVPPALEEVRRVVTVFRELRAGLTGDGKTKLKSPSGSLSTAEAISVVNQGLTLATHFGDGVLSARDVAASLVGAVIKDPVQDRAVWNEYLEIAIKKREGWKEFYTACREES, from the coding sequence GTGCTGACCTACCTGCTGGGCGGCGTGGCGGGCGATACCGAGATCACGCCGAAGTACGTGGGCGAACGCCGCCTGATGGAAGTGGCGGTGGCGACGCTGGCGACCGACCGCGCCCTGCTGCTGATCGGCGTGCCCGGCACCGCGAAAAGCTGGGTGAGCGAACACCTGGCGGCGGCCATTTCCGGCGACAGCACCCTGCTGGTGCAGGGGACGGCGGGCACCGATGAAAGCGCGATCCGCTACGGCTGGAACTACGCCCGGCTGCTTGCCGAGGGGCCGAGCGAGGCAGCGCTGGTCGAAAGCCCGGTGATGTACGCCATGCGACTTGGCAAGATCGCCCGGCTGGAAGAGCTGACCCGCGTGCAGAGCGATGTGCAGGACACCCTGATCACGGTGTTGTCGGAAAAGACGCTGCCGATTCCGGAGCTACGGAGCGAGGTGCAGGCGCAGCGGGGATTTAACCTGATCGCCACCGCCAACAACCGCGACAAGGGCGTGAACGAGCTGTCGAGCGCCCTCAAGCGCCGTTTCAATACCGTGGTGCTGCCCGTGCCAGACAGCCTAGAAGACGAACTGAGCATCGTGACGAGGCGGGTCGAACAACTGGGCCGCAGCCTGGGCCTGCCTGCCGTGCCGCCCGCCCTGGAGGAAGTGCGCCGCGTGGTGACGGTGTTCCGCGAACTGCGGGCCGGGCTGACGGGCGACGGCAAGACCAAACTGAAAAGCCCCAGCGGCAGCCTGAGCACCGCCGAGGCGATCAGCGTGGTGAACCAGGGGCTGACGCTCGCCACCCACTTTGGTGACGGCGTGCTGAGCGCCAGAGACGTGGCGGCGAGTCTGGTGGGCGCGGTGATTAAAGACCCGGTGCAGGACCGGGCCGTATGGAACGAGTATCTGGAAATTGCCATCAAGAAGCGCGAGGGGTGGAAGGAGTTTTACACGGCTTGCAGAGAAGAGAGCTGA
- a CDS encoding STM4015 family protein, with the protein MTTIYPAESDYLSFQDTLFGRPVRAFEGTLEGVPDAAYRVRLEYDEDQQHSWSTKFKHLLDQPQASELRALVVGNWGETWEEGPEDVVQALIAAADRLPHLEALFIGDIDSQEAEISWIHQGDLSPVLSAFPNLRFFGAQGGMNLNLGVIQLPRLEELTIIAGGLSAEVVQQVAGANAPELRKLELYIGTSDYGGSSSVADLRPLLDGTTAFPKLVSLGLMNCDYADAVAEALQGAPILEQLDVLDLSQGTLTDAGARALIANPALSRLKKLDLHHHYVSDEVIADLQAAFPALEIDASDPQEADEDDDEVYRFVAISE; encoded by the coding sequence ATGACCACGATCTACCCGGCAGAATCCGACTACCTGAGTTTTCAGGACACGCTGTTTGGCCGCCCGGTCCGGGCCTTCGAGGGCACTCTGGAAGGCGTACCGGACGCCGCGTACCGTGTGCGCCTGGAATACGACGAAGACCAACAGCATTCGTGGAGCACCAAATTCAAGCACCTGCTCGACCAGCCGCAGGCCAGCGAGCTCCGCGCTCTGGTGGTGGGCAACTGGGGAGAAACCTGGGAGGAAGGCCCGGAAGACGTGGTACAGGCGCTGATTGCCGCCGCCGACCGCCTGCCCCACCTGGAAGCGCTGTTCATCGGAGATATCGATTCTCAGGAGGCGGAGATCAGCTGGATACATCAGGGCGACCTCAGCCCCGTGCTCAGCGCTTTCCCCAACCTGCGCTTTTTCGGCGCCCAGGGCGGCATGAATCTGAATCTGGGCGTGATTCAGCTGCCCCGTCTGGAAGAACTGACGATCATTGCCGGAGGGCTGAGCGCCGAGGTGGTGCAGCAGGTGGCCGGGGCGAACGCTCCCGAACTGCGGAAACTGGAACTGTATATCGGGACATCGGACTATGGCGGCAGCAGCAGCGTGGCTGATCTGCGCCCGCTGCTGGACGGAACGACGGCGTTTCCAAAGCTCGTGTCGCTGGGCCTGATGAACTGCGACTACGCCGACGCGGTGGCCGAGGCGCTCCAGGGCGCACCGATTCTGGAGCAGCTGGACGTGCTCGATCTGTCGCAGGGCACCCTGACCGACGCGGGCGCACGGGCACTGATCGCCAACCCCGCCCTGAGCCGCCTGAAAAAACTCGATCTGCATCACCATTACGTGTCGGACGAGGTCATTGCCGACCTGCAGGCCGCGTTTCCAGCGCTGGAAATAGACGCCAGCGACCCGCAGGAAGCCGACGAAGATGATGACGAGGTCTACCGTTTCGTGGCGATCAGTGAATGA
- a CDS encoding DUF5682 family protein gives MTHTDSYSIYPIRHHGPGSARSVERALAANPPDVLLVEGPADADALLPFLNSPELEAPVALMAHVQGEPERAVFYPLAAFSPEFVAFRWALERGISARFMDLPASMTLATVTGPTDLEAPEAPPSPDSAAPDAPGPEADPETSSEPALRADPLAVLAQAAGFTDFERWWESLVEARGDDAATFEAVAEVMAAVREEQTAGERDGLREAHMRQTIREVLKAGQRVAVVCGAWHAPALTAEVLEREKKADSLLIQQHLKAVPKVKAALTLVPWTHGRLTMQSGYGAGVQSPGWYAHLFADRPHVSAEWLTRSARLLREHKLDASSAQVIDAVRLSEALAAIRGLGLPGLPELTDATRSIFAWESDLPLRLLDEKLLVGERLGSVPEGVPAVPLAQDLAAAQKRLRLKVEATAREQVLDLREDTDLSRSQLFHRLTLLGIPWAKETAVRGAGTFKEGWSLRWEPEFAVRVVEASRYGNTLVRAANSYAAGLARRAATLNELSELLEVTRLSNLPGAARVALKALDVRAAAASDVSELLGALPPLARLARYGDVRSRGSDDPTPVFRALVARAGANLPNAALGLALEAAQVIQKNVAKADAAVSLLQDEASRAEWLAALHALDAQDDAHPLLHGDAVRRLRDHALLGEDAVRERMALALAATRDPASVSAWLERLSGRRRLAAAARPRPAGTA, from the coding sequence ATGACCCATACCGATTCCTATTCCATCTACCCTATCCGCCACCACGGCCCCGGCTCGGCCCGTAGCGTGGAACGCGCCCTGGCCGCCAACCCGCCCGATGTGCTGCTCGTCGAAGGCCCAGCCGACGCCGATGCGCTGCTGCCCTTCCTGAACAGTCCGGAACTGGAAGCGCCCGTGGCCCTGATGGCGCATGTTCAGGGCGAGCCGGAACGGGCGGTCTTCTACCCGCTGGCGGCCTTCAGTCCGGAGTTCGTGGCCTTTCGCTGGGCGCTGGAGCGCGGCATTTCCGCCCGCTTCATGGACCTGCCCGCGAGCATGACGCTGGCGACCGTGACTGGCCCCACCGACCTCGAAGCGCCCGAAGCGCCGCCCTCGCCCGACTCTGCCGCGCCAGACGCCCCTGGCCCAGAGGCCGACCCGGAGACATCTTCAGAACCTGCGCTTCGGGCCGACCCACTGGCAGTGCTGGCGCAGGCAGCAGGGTTTACAGACTTCGAGCGCTGGTGGGAAAGTCTGGTCGAGGCACGCGGCGACGACGCAGCCACCTTCGAGGCGGTGGCCGAGGTGATGGCGGCGGTGCGCGAAGAGCAGACGGCGGGGGAACGTGACGGGCTGCGCGAGGCGCACATGCGCCAGACCATCCGGGAGGTGCTGAAGGCCGGGCAGCGGGTGGCGGTGGTCTGCGGCGCTTGGCACGCCCCCGCTCTGACAGCAGAGGTGCTCGAACGCGAGAAAAAAGCCGATTCTCTGCTAATTCAGCAGCATCTGAAAGCGGTGCCGAAGGTGAAGGCGGCGCTGACGCTGGTGCCCTGGACCCACGGACGCCTGACGATGCAGAGCGGGTACGGGGCGGGCGTGCAGTCGCCGGGATGGTACGCGCATCTGTTTGCAGACAGGCCGCATGTCAGTGCCGAATGGCTGACCCGCAGTGCCCGACTGCTACGCGAACACAAACTGGATGCCTCCAGCGCCCAGGTCATAGACGCGGTGCGTCTGAGTGAGGCACTGGCGGCGATTCGCGGGCTGGGATTGCCGGGGCTGCCCGAACTGACCGACGCGACGCGCTCCATCTTTGCCTGGGAATCCGATCTGCCGCTGCGACTGCTGGACGAGAAACTGCTGGTGGGCGAGCGACTTGGAAGCGTGCCGGAAGGCGTGCCCGCCGTGCCGCTGGCGCAGGATCTGGCGGCGGCTCAGAAGCGGCTGCGGCTGAAGGTCGAGGCCACCGCCCGCGAGCAGGTGCTCGATCTGCGCGAAGATACCGACCTGTCGCGCAGCCAGCTCTTTCACCGCCTGACGCTGCTGGGCATTCCCTGGGCGAAAGAGACGGCCGTGCGGGGCGCGGGCACCTTCAAGGAAGGCTGGTCGCTGCGCTGGGAGCCTGAATTCGCGGTGCGGGTGGTCGAGGCCAGCCGGTACGGAAACACCCTGGTCCGCGCTGCCAACAGCTACGCGGCAGGGCTGGCCCGCAGAGCCGCCACCCTGAACGAGCTGTCGGAACTGCTGGAAGTGACGCGCCTGAGCAACCTGCCCGGCGCGGCCCGCGTGGCCCTGAAGGCGCTGGACGTGCGGGCCGCTGCCGCTTCCGACGTGAGCGAACTGCTGGGCGCACTGCCCCCGCTGGCGAGGCTGGCCCGGTACGGCGACGTGCGGAGCCGGGGAAGCGACGACCCGACACCGGTCTTCCGGGCGCTGGTGGCGCGGGCCGGGGCCAACCTGCCGAATGCCGCCCTGGGGCTGGCGCTGGAAGCGGCGCAGGTCATTCAGAAGAATGTGGCAAAGGCCGACGCCGCTGTCTCGCTGCTGCAGGACGAGGCGAGCCGCGCCGAGTGGCTGGCTGCCCTGCACGCGCTGGACGCCCAGGACGATGCTCACCCGCTGCTGCACGGCGACGCGGTCCGCAGACTGCGCGACCATGCCCTGCTGGGCGAAGACGCGGTGCGTGAACGGATGGCGCTGGCACTGGCGGCCACCCGCGACCCGGCCAGTGTGAGCGCGTGGCTCGAACGGCTTTCTGGGCGAAGACGGCTCGCTGCTGCTGCACGACCCCGGCCTGCTGGGACTGCTTGA
- a CDS encoding STM4015 family protein: MTINAHLTEFGGLPILNFEGTLEQVGTHAYRVAVDYDEDEAAWPGDEGQSLWERKFAALLRLPEAAQLRGLVTGATTEDDPSETMSEALPSLLAAAPQLPALESLFLNDLIAEECEISWIQMQSLAPLLAAFPNLRHLGVRGSSEGLMFGALHLPHLETLVIQSGGLPREVVSEVLAADLPELRHLELYFGSENYGATTTIADLAPLLRGDLFPKLKVLGLKNAEFSDEIAAATAHSPLLSRLDVLDLSLGMLTDEGAQALLESGTATHLKTLDLSYHYLTDDMQTRIQAAFPGTTLLLDDPQDVNDEWRSVAISE, from the coding sequence ATGACCATCAACGCGCATCTGACCGAGTTCGGCGGCCTTCCCATCCTGAATTTCGAGGGCACGCTGGAACAGGTCGGGACCCACGCTTACCGGGTCGCCGTGGATTACGACGAAGACGAGGCGGCGTGGCCGGGCGACGAAGGCCAGTCTCTCTGGGAGCGCAAATTCGCGGCGCTGCTGCGACTGCCGGAAGCGGCGCAGCTGCGCGGGCTGGTGACAGGAGCCACCACCGAGGATGATCCCAGCGAAACCATGAGCGAGGCTCTGCCGTCGCTGCTCGCCGCCGCGCCGCAGCTGCCCGCACTGGAAAGCCTGTTTCTGAACGATCTGATTGCCGAGGAGTGCGAGATTTCCTGGATTCAGATGCAGAGCCTCGCTCCGCTGCTGGCCGCCTTCCCCAACCTGCGGCATCTGGGCGTGCGCGGCAGCAGCGAGGGGCTGATGTTTGGAGCGCTGCACCTGCCACACCTGGAAACGCTGGTGATCCAGTCGGGCGGGCTTCCCCGCGAGGTGGTGAGTGAAGTGCTGGCGGCAGACCTGCCCGAACTGCGCCATCTGGAACTGTATTTCGGCTCCGAAAACTACGGCGCGACCACCACCATCGCCGACCTCGCGCCGCTGCTGCGCGGCGACCTGTTTCCAAAGCTGAAGGTGCTGGGCCTGAAGAACGCCGAGTTCAGCGACGAGATCGCGGCAGCCACGGCCCACAGCCCGCTGCTGTCCCGGCTGGACGTGCTCGATCTGAGCCTGGGCATGCTGACCGACGAGGGTGCACAGGCGCTGCTGGAGAGCGGCACGGCGACCCATCTGAAGACGCTCGACCTGTCCTATCACTACCTGACGGACGACATGCAGACCCGGATACAGGCCGCGTTTCCCGGCACCACCCTGCTGCTCGACGACCCGCAGGACGTAAACGACGAATGGCGCAGCGTAGCGATCAGCGAATAA
- a CDS encoding DUF5682 family protein: MLDDWITALPQDAFEVVLPALRRSLARLEPAQRRQVGEELRGLEKAQTVRDLDDDLGMLPIPFALKLLGVKV; this comes from the coding sequence CTGCTTGACGACTGGATCACGGCGCTGCCGCAGGACGCCTTCGAGGTCGTGCTTCCGGCGCTGCGGCGTTCGCTGGCGCGGCTGGAACCGGCTCAGCGGCGGCAGGTGGGCGAGGAATTGCGCGGCCTGGAAAAAGCGCAGACCGTCCGCGACCTCGACGACGATCTGGGCATGCTGCCGATTCCGTTCGCGCTGAAACTGCTGGGCGTGAAAGTGTGA
- a CDS encoding VWA domain-containing protein, with protein MTASHLDSVSSEERLRRWRLLLGGATRSGQSADGTGCTLSGSDARLDAALAALYDGAPYSTGKDSKGKRTAGLGNSAPSVAAWLSEVRELFPQDTVRVLQADAVDRLGLRTLLLEPELMEQVEPDIHMAATLMSLKDVMPDTAKETARVVVRKVVDELMRRLAEPLRSAVSGSLNRSQRNNRPRQNEIDWGRTILKNLRHYQPEQRTIVPDQLVGYGRARRSLKDIVLCLDQSGSMASSVVYAGVFGAVLASLPAVSTRVVVFDTEVVDLSEQLSDPVDVLFGVQLGGGTDINRALGYCQSVIQRPEDTILVLISDLYEGGNERQMLGRARALVDAGVRVIALLALDDDGSPGYDHRVAAAYAGMGIPAFACTPAHFPELMATAIAGGDINAWAASQGIATARAEEEQLTN; from the coding sequence ATGACCGCAAGCCATCTGGACTCCGTTTCTTCCGAAGAACGCCTGCGCCGCTGGCGGCTGCTGCTGGGCGGCGCCACCCGCTCGGGTCAGAGTGCCGACGGCACCGGCTGCACCCTCAGCGGTTCGGATGCCCGGCTGGATGCCGCGCTGGCCGCCCTGTACGACGGCGCACCCTACAGCACCGGCAAGGACAGCAAGGGCAAACGCACTGCGGGCCTGGGCAACAGCGCTCCCAGCGTGGCGGCGTGGCTGTCGGAGGTCCGCGAGCTGTTTCCACAGGACACGGTGCGTGTGCTCCAAGCCGACGCGGTTGACCGCCTGGGGCTACGAACGCTGCTGCTCGAACCCGAACTGATGGAACAGGTCGAACCCGATATCCACATGGCCGCCACCCTGATGAGCCTGAAGGACGTGATGCCCGACACTGCCAAGGAAACGGCGCGGGTGGTGGTCCGCAAAGTGGTGGACGAACTGATGCGCCGACTGGCCGAACCGCTCCGCAGCGCCGTGAGTGGCAGCCTGAACCGCTCGCAGCGCAACAATCGCCCCCGGCAGAACGAGATCGACTGGGGCCGCACCATCCTGAAGAATCTGCGGCACTATCAACCCGAGCAGCGCACCATCGTGCCAGATCAGCTGGTGGGCTACGGGCGGGCGAGGCGCAGCCTGAAAGACATCGTGCTGTGCCTCGATCAGAGCGGCAGCATGGCAAGCAGCGTGGTGTACGCGGGCGTGTTCGGCGCGGTGCTGGCGAGCCTGCCCGCTGTCAGCACCCGCGTGGTGGTATTCGATACCGAGGTCGTGGATCTGAGCGAGCAGCTTTCCGACCCGGTGGACGTGCTGTTCGGCGTGCAGCTCGGAGGCGGCACCGACATCAACAGGGCGCTGGGCTACTGTCAGAGCGTGATTCAGCGGCCCGAAGACACCATCCTGGTCCTGATTTCCGATCTGTACGAGGGCGGCAACGAGCGGCAGATGCTGGGCCGCGCCCGTGCACTGGTCGATGCGGGCGTGCGGGTCATCGCGCTGCTGGCCCTCGACGACGACGGCTCTCCCGGCTACGATCACCGCGTCGCCGCCGCCTATGCCGGTATGGGCATTCCGGCGTTTGCCTGTACGCCCGCACACTTCCCGGAACTCATGGCGACCGCGATTGCCGGGGGCGACATCAATGCCTGGGCCGCCTCGCAGGGCATCGCCACAGCGCGGGCCGAGGAAGAACAGCTGACGAACTGA
- a CDS encoding STM4012 family radical SAM protein, translated as MTQPASILTDSPYRAYTYAYPHKTAYRTLAPAVPLQSAWAQEDKDNLFLYLHIPFCEMRCGFCNLFTTVNPEETLEKAYLGALERQARVVRNALGEAAVSRVAIGGGTPTYLAPGDLERLLDIVRNVFGADLARIPSSIETSPATVTPERLQVLKSAGIERVSMGVQSFIEAEARAAGRPQRTAEVRAALAHLSAFSFPVLNLDLIYGLPGQTPDSWRSSLAETLSYAPQEVFLYPLYVRPLTGLARTEREWDDDRLTLYRAGRDYLRERGYEQISMRLFRRVGVAGPVGAPSYDCQTDGMVGLGCGARSYTRTLHYSSEYAVGQPGVKAILNEYVQRSDADFAEAAHGMLLNADEQRRRFILQSVLHASGLSADAYRARFGTPWTHDHPELLELVELGLAQQRGDLLTLTDAGFERSDAIGPWLYSGAVQHRTRAYEWH; from the coding sequence ATGACACAGCCTGCATCCATCCTGACTGACTCGCCCTACCGGGCCTACACCTACGCCTATCCGCACAAGACGGCCTACCGCACGCTTGCGCCTGCCGTGCCGCTGCAGAGCGCCTGGGCACAGGAAGACAAAGACAACCTCTTTCTCTATCTGCACATTCCCTTCTGCGAGATGCGCTGCGGCTTCTGCAACCTGTTCACCACCGTCAACCCCGAGGAGACGCTGGAGAAAGCGTATCTGGGAGCGCTGGAACGGCAGGCGCGGGTCGTGAGGAACGCGCTGGGCGAGGCGGCGGTGTCGCGGGTGGCGATTGGCGGCGGCACTCCGACGTATCTGGCTCCAGGCGATCTGGAACGCTTGCTGGACATCGTGCGGAATGTCTTCGGCGCGGACCTGGCGCGGATTCCTTCGAGCATCGAAACGAGTCCGGCCACCGTCACGCCGGAGCGCCTGCAGGTGCTGAAATCGGCGGGTATCGAGCGCGTGTCGATGGGCGTGCAGAGCTTCATCGAGGCCGAGGCACGGGCGGCAGGGCGGCCCCAGCGCACGGCAGAGGTCCGGGCTGCGCTGGCGCACCTCAGCGCCTTCAGCTTCCCGGTGCTGAACCTCGATCTGATCTACGGGCTGCCGGGGCAGACGCCGGATTCGTGGCGCAGTTCGCTGGCCGAAACCCTGAGCTACGCGCCCCAGGAGGTCTTTCTGTATCCGCTGTACGTGCGCCCCCTGACCGGGCTGGCCCGCACCGAGCGCGAATGGGACGACGACCGCCTGACGCTGTACCGTGCAGGCCGCGACTACCTGCGCGAACGCGGCTACGAACAGATCAGCATGCGGCTGTTCCGGCGGGTGGGCGTTGCGGGGCCTGTGGGCGCACCCAGTTACGACTGCCAGACCGACGGCATGGTGGGCCTGGGCTGCGGCGCACGTTCATATACCCGCACCCTGCACTACAGCTCCGAGTACGCGGTGGGACAGCCGGGCGTGAAAGCCATCCTGAATGAGTACGTGCAGCGCAGCGACGCCGACTTTGCGGAGGCGGCACACGGCATGCTGCTGAACGCCGACGAGCAGCGGCGCAGATTTATTCTTCAGAGCGTGCTGCACGCCAGCGGCCTGAGCGCCGACGCGTACCGTGCGCGGTTTGGCACGCCCTGGACACACGATCACCCGGAACTGCTGGAACTGGTCGAACTGGGGCTGGCCCAGCAGCGCGGCGACCTGCTGACGCTGACGGACGCGGGCTTTGAGCGTTCGGACGCCATCGGCCCCTGGCTGTATTCGGGAGCCGTGCAGCACAGGACGCGGGCCTATGAGTGGCACTGA
- a CDS encoding STM4014 family protein gives MTLTDGPRIVLVAPPQSRRVRAYQTTLAELGLPPARVVAYTELLSGTTHLAEQLHPGDVLRYESPGEDWPTERALLELGRGQPDEAGTFLRLDALPTEADVGCLWSSRQWFLGFRAALKVLDEQRRQAAPHRLMNASADILTMYDKAATTARLSAAGLKVPPNQRVLDDPDELLRAAQARVFVKLAHGSGAAGAVALHVLRGRVSAQTTVQMEGGRLYNSRRVRKLGTVAEVRALLAALTEQRAIVEDWLPKAQDSGRSFDLRIVVIGGRAAQVLVRSSRGPFTNLHLGNERGDWDAVRGWLGERWPQVRDSAQQAAACFPKALYCGVDMLILPSQEHAVLEVNAFGDYHRGVLVDGLDTYGTELRALELLP, from the coding sequence ATGACCCTCACTGACGGCCCGCGTATCGTCCTGGTCGCGCCGCCACAGTCGCGCCGGGTGCGGGCCTATCAGACCACGCTGGCCGAACTGGGCCTGCCGCCTGCGCGGGTGGTGGCCTACACCGAGCTGCTCTCGGGAACCACGCATCTGGCAGAGCAGCTGCACCCCGGCGACGTGCTGCGCTACGAATCGCCCGGTGAGGACTGGCCCACCGAGCGGGCGCTGCTGGAACTGGGGCGCGGGCAACCGGACGAGGCGGGAACGTTTCTGAGGCTGGACGCGCTGCCCACTGAGGCCGACGTGGGCTGTCTGTGGTCGTCGCGTCAGTGGTTTCTGGGCTTCCGGGCCGCCCTGAAGGTGCTGGACGAGCAGCGCCGACAGGCCGCCCCGCACCGCCTGATGAACGCTTCCGCCGATATCCTGACCATGTACGACAAGGCCGCCACCACCGCCCGTCTGAGTGCAGCGGGCCTGAAGGTGCCGCCGAATCAGCGCGTGCTGGATGACCCCGACGAACTGCTGCGGGCGGCTCAGGCCCGCGTGTTTGTCAAGCTGGCGCACGGCAGCGGGGCAGCGGGCGCGGTGGCGCTGCATGTGCTGAGAGGGCGGGTGTCGGCGCAGACGACGGTGCAGATGGAGGGCGGCAGGCTCTACAACTCGCGCCGGGTGCGGAAACTCGGCACGGTGGCCGAGGTGCGCGCTCTGCTGGCAGCCCTGACGGAACAGCGGGCCATCGTGGAAGACTGGCTGCCGAAAGCTCAGGACAGTGGGCGAAGTTTCGATCTGCGAATCGTGGTGATCGGCGGGCGGGCGGCGCAGGTGCTGGTGAGATCGTCGCGGGGACCGTTTACCAATCTGCATCTGGGCAACGAACGCGGCGACTGGGACGCGGTGCGCGGCTGGCTGGGCGAGCGCTGGCCGCAGGTGCGCGACTCGGCGCAGCAGGCCGCCGCGTGCTTCCCGAAAGCGCTGTACTGCGGCGTGGACATGCTGATTCTGCCCAGCCAGGAGCATGCCGTGCTGGAGGTCAACGCCTTCGGGGATTATCACCGGGGCGTACTGGTGGACGGGCTGGACACCTACGGCACCGAACTGCGGGCGCTGGAGCTGCTGCCGTGA
- a CDS encoding endonuclease/exonuclease/phosphatase family protein, whose product MPILVLGVWRRSAGAVLGGAVAGGLTVLLLGWQDPAIGSHAAPTLRLMTYNIARGAGGAEALGAAIRAQNPDVVCLQETNTLPAETLDPLLRGLPEYRAVRSREVVLLSRFPVLAQQQRPLTGSRRTLLSATLEVRGQRLNVIDAHFTTVPLRGGWLEARDARQQQLGALLSMATALPGALAVCGDFNTPPRGLIYAALKRTFGNAFEQAGTGFGYSFPSGFPVVRIDHVWLRGVRAVSAIVPDSRASDHRPLVVELVLPGSHPGRGPDRQ is encoded by the coding sequence GTGCCGATCCTCGTCCTCGGCGTGTGGCGGCGCAGCGCCGGGGCAGTGCTCGGCGGCGCTGTCGCGGGTGGGCTGACCGTGCTGCTGCTCGGCTGGCAGGATCCGGCCATCGGCAGCCACGCCGCGCCCACCCTCCGCCTGATGACCTACAACATCGCGCGGGGTGCGGGCGGGGCTGAGGCGCTCGGTGCGGCGATTCGCGCCCAGAATCCCGACGTGGTCTGCCTTCAGGAAACGAACACTCTGCCCGCAGAGACGCTCGATCCGCTGCTACGTGGGCTGCCGGAATACCGCGCCGTGCGTTCCCGCGAGGTCGTGCTGCTGTCGCGCTTTCCGGTGCTGGCCCAGCAGCAGCGCCCCCTGACAGGCAGTCGGCGGACGCTGCTGAGCGCCACGCTGGAGGTGCGCGGGCAGCGCCTGAACGTCATCGACGCGCATTTCACCACGGTTCCGCTGCGGGGCGGCTGGCTGGAAGCGCGGGACGCCCGGCAGCAGCAGCTCGGCGCACTGCTGAGCATGGCAACCGCTCTGCCGGGAGCGCTGGCCGTCTGCGGAGATTTCAACACGCCGCCGCGTGGCCTGATCTATGCCGCCCTGAAGCGCACCTTCGGCAACGCCTTCGAGCAGGCCGGAACCGGATTCGGCTACAGTTTTCCGTCCGGGTTTCCGGTGGTGCGGATAGACCATGTATGGCTGCGCGGCGTCCGGGCGGTGTCAGCCATCGTGCCCGACAGCCGCGCCTCCGATCATCGTCCGCTGGTGGTGGAACTGGTGTTGCCCGGAAGTCATCCCGGCAGGGGGCCAGACAGGCAATAG